In Felis catus isolate Fca126 chromosome A3, F.catus_Fca126_mat1.0, whole genome shotgun sequence, a single genomic region encodes these proteins:
- the BANF2 gene encoding barrier-to-autointegration factor-like protein translates to MNHMSPRLRAFLSEPIGEKDVAWVDGISHELAINLVTKGFNKAYILLGQFLLMHKNEAEFQKWLICCCGATEYEAQESSNCLKEWCSCFL, encoded by the exons ATGAATCACATGTCTCCCAGGCTGAGAGCCTTCCTCTCTGAACCCATCGGAGAAAAGGATGTTGCCTGGGTGGACGGGATCAGCCATGAGCTTGCAATCAATTTGGTCACCAAAGGTTTCAACAAG GCCTACATCCTGCTGGGACAGTTCCTCCTGATGCACAAGAATGAAGCCGAGTTTCAGAAGTGGCTCATTTGCTGTTGCGGCGCCACCGAGTATGAGGCCCAGGAGAGTTCTAACTGTCTGAAGGAGTGGTGTTCCTGCTTCCTGTGA